One window of the Nothobranchius furzeri strain GRZ-AD chromosome 3, NfurGRZ-RIMD1, whole genome shotgun sequence genome contains the following:
- the LOC139068865 gene encoding sterile alpha motif domain-containing protein 3-like, producing the protein MPAAAMSDIKEEWPFLFSPKSLFSHFALLTDINVLQKVQVAISQRGQTILDYCSTLDHPKINEVLVNYAQDSDKAASILLVLMLYFKEPKECLVLEVDPCATAVDISSAELPTTPFLIIQGDMMKPSGWLISIEGQVMMGPHPFFLHGVAALLSCYYVFNIEYPATGSLTLEFIQRCFLGINPERGSKTKKRTAINPRVSTFFRKLIDFEWTS; encoded by the exons ATGCCTGCTGCAGCAATGTCTGACATCAAAGAGGAGTGGCCCTTTCTCTTCTCTCCGAAAAGCCTATTCTCACATTTTGCTCTTTTGACGGACATCAACGTCCTTCAGAAAGTACAGGTGGCAATAAGTCAACGAGGACAGACCATCCTGGATTACTGTTCAACACTGGACCATCCCAAGATCAATGAAGTTCTGGTCAACTACGCTCAAGACTCTGATAAGGCTGCCTCCATCCTGCTGGTCCTAATGTTGTACTTCAAAGAGCCAAAAGAATGTTTGGTGCTTGAAGTTGAT CCATGTGCCACTGCCGTGGACATAAGTTCTGCAGAACTTCCCACCACCCCCTTCTTGATCATTCAAG GTGACATGATGAAGCCCTCTGGATGGCTGATATCCATCGAGGGACAGGTCATGATGGGCCCACACCCGTTCTTTTTACATGGTGTAGCTGCATTGTTGAGCTGCTATTACGTCTTCAACATCGAGTATCCTGCCACTGGATCGTTAACACTGGAGTTCATTCAAAG GTGCTTCCTGGGAATCAACCCTGAGAGAGGGTCAAAGACCAAGAAGCGAACAGCAATCAACCCTCGTGTGAGCACTTTTTTTAGGAAGCTCATTGATTTTGAGTGGACATCATAG